Proteins encoded by one window of Candidatus Nitrosocosmicus hydrocola:
- a CDS encoding alpha/beta fold hydrolase translates to MLYLYKTVKGKNIRYDEYGIGNPKHVLFIHGLGSSSLVWRDFPEALSTRFHTIAIDLVGFGESDKPKEDYTISFMSQFINDFINEMKIGLKEKISIIGHSLGGYIAIDFAIANRKKVDKLVLFDSSGLLKKPTPLLLDYINAVKTADSILRRDRITQVLANLYADPSRLLPIIVDIFIYFMEKPGALDAFESAFKNSTSKSIDSNQIRKIENLCCLIFWGERDKLIPISFAEQFKRLLPTVEIEIIKDAGHAPFVEKPAIVYQRLLDFL, encoded by the coding sequence TTGCTATACTTGTACAAGACTGTAAAAGGTAAAAACATAAGATATGATGAGTATGGCATTGGTAATCCAAAGCATGTTTTATTCATTCATGGATTGGGATCTTCCTCCCTTGTTTGGCGTGATTTTCCTGAAGCGCTGTCGACTAGGTTTCACACAATTGCAATAGACCTAGTTGGGTTTGGCGAAAGTGATAAACCCAAAGAAGACTATACTATTAGTTTTATGAGTCAATTCATCAATGATTTCATAAATGAAATGAAAATTGGCCTCAAGGAGAAAATCTCTATCATAGGTCATTCTCTTGGAGGATATATTGCAATAGATTTTGCAATAGCAAATAGAAAGAAGGTCGATAAACTAGTACTTTTTGATTCTTCTGGGTTGTTGAAAAAACCCACGCCATTACTTTTGGACTACATCAATGCAGTTAAAACTGCGGATTCGATTTTGAGACGAGATAGAATTACCCAGGTCTTGGCAAATCTATATGCTGATCCATCTCGACTTTTGCCAATAATAGTAGACATTTTTATCTATTTTATGGAAAAACCAGGCGCATTAGACGCATTTGAATCTGCTTTTAAAAATAGTACTTCAAAGAGTATTGATTCGAATCAAATTAGGAAAATAGAAAATCTTTGTTGTTTGATATTCTGGGGAGAAAGGGATAAACTTATCCCAATCTCATTTGCAGAACAATTCAAAAGGCTTTTGCCTACAGTTGAGATTGAAATAATCAAAGATGCTGGTCATGCACCCTTTGTCGAAAAACCCGCTATAGTGTACCAAAGGCTTTTAGATTTCCTATAA
- the trxA gene encoding thioredoxin yields MQNWDEELEKLMEKKLKQYRNLAETQNDLTNDTSKVQINTPITLTDYNFDEMTRKYNYLVVDFWAPWCGPCKMVSPTIDQLAHELCGKVVFGKLNVDENPTVASLFGIQSIPTLMIFKNGTAVDGILGAASKGQIIAALSKLN; encoded by the coding sequence ATGCAAAATTGGGATGAAGAACTAGAAAAATTAATGGAAAAAAAACTTAAACAATATAGAAATTTAGCTGAGACCCAAAATGACCTTACAAACGATACATCCAAAGTTCAAATTAATACGCCTATCACTTTGACTGATTATAATTTCGATGAGATGACTCGAAAATACAACTATCTAGTGGTAGATTTTTGGGCACCTTGGTGTGGCCCATGTAAGATGGTATCTCCTACCATTGATCAGCTTGCCCATGAACTTTGTGGAAAAGTTGTATTCGGGAAACTAAATGTGGACGAAAATCCAACTGTTGCAAGTTTATTTGGGATACAGAGTATTCCCACTTTGATGATCTTTAAGAATGGAACAGCAGTAGATGGTATACTAGGTGCAGCTTCAAAGGGACAAATAATAGCCGCTCTTTCTAAGCTTAACTAA
- a CDS encoding cation diffusion facilitator family transporter, which yields MVKRKKSRDELFPKDNTQPNLGEHDPESIADTEDQSLIQQKAYREKIQIAISSIVASSALTISKFIIAIFTNSLGLLSEGMHSGLDVFAALMTLYAIRISRKPPDTDHNYGHAKFESLASLGAVLLLFVVAGWILYEGFERILFKHVNPEVTIFSFGVLIASIVVDYWRSRALYRVANKYGSQAIEADALHFRVDMLTSSVVLVGLAVVFLFQIPNADAYAAIAVAILIVYTSLGLGRRTLDVLLDKAPKGIQGQIHESITGFEGIQKAHSIRVRKVGQETFVDLHIEVPRTYTHDKAHRIATNVENKIKNEILPNCDVVVHVDAVEDNMSETIKDKIRLIAEDFPAVKNIHSIYISTVVSDSDINIDQNKYSDKHFRALHLYLDVQMDDKLEFKIAHSVVDKFEKKIKTEIPNIVRVTTHIETDLDVESSVGQEESADQHFLDTIKNTALSVKGVSDCNDISLVYVKEELHITLTIKINPNHIQTEEENLNDNKISYNDNNSNSNGDSKHKPNDISVEKAHSISTQVQNLLLQNTKASRVIVHAEPDE from the coding sequence GTGGTAAAAAGGAAGAAGTCTAGAGATGAATTATTCCCTAAAGACAATACTCAGCCCAATTTAGGTGAGCATGATCCGGAAAGTATAGCCGATACTGAAGATCAATCATTGATTCAGCAAAAGGCATACAGGGAAAAAATTCAAATCGCCATATCTTCTATTGTTGCTTCCTCTGCTTTAACAATATCAAAATTCATTATTGCAATTTTTACAAACAGTTTGGGACTATTATCTGAAGGAATGCACTCTGGATTAGATGTTTTTGCAGCCTTGATGACTCTTTACGCAATTAGAATCTCACGTAAGCCACCTGATACCGATCATAACTATGGTCATGCTAAATTTGAAAGTCTTGCTAGTCTCGGCGCGGTGTTACTATTATTTGTCGTGGCAGGGTGGATTCTATATGAAGGTTTTGAACGTATCCTTTTCAAACATGTAAATCCAGAAGTCACAATATTTTCTTTTGGGGTGTTGATTGCATCAATTGTAGTTGACTATTGGCGCTCTAGGGCTCTATATAGAGTGGCAAACAAATATGGTAGCCAGGCAATTGAAGCTGATGCACTTCATTTCCGTGTTGATATGCTAACATCTTCAGTTGTTTTGGTTGGATTAGCTGTTGTTTTTTTGTTTCAGATTCCAAACGCAGATGCATATGCTGCAATAGCAGTGGCTATTCTCATAGTATATACCTCCTTGGGCTTGGGCAGAAGAACCTTGGACGTTTTGTTGGATAAAGCCCCCAAAGGTATCCAGGGCCAAATTCATGAATCTATAACTGGTTTTGAAGGCATTCAGAAAGCACATAGCATTAGAGTGAGAAAAGTTGGACAAGAAACTTTTGTGGATCTTCACATCGAGGTGCCTAGAACTTATACTCATGATAAAGCACATAGGATAGCTACTAATGTTGAGAATAAGATTAAAAATGAAATACTTCCTAATTGTGATGTAGTAGTACATGTTGATGCAGTGGAAGATAACATGTCTGAAACCATAAAAGACAAGATCCGATTAATTGCCGAAGATTTTCCAGCCGTCAAGAACATTCACTCTATATACATCTCAACCGTCGTTTCAGATTCTGATATTAATATCGACCAGAATAAGTACTCTGATAAACATTTCCGAGCACTACATCTTTATCTGGATGTTCAAATGGATGACAAACTGGAGTTTAAAATTGCTCATAGTGTGGTAGATAAATTTGAAAAAAAGATAAAAACGGAAATACCAAATATAGTTCGTGTTACAACTCATATCGAAACCGATTTGGATGTTGAATCATCTGTGGGACAAGAAGAATCTGCCGATCAGCATTTCTTAGATACAATAAAAAACACGGCTCTTTCAGTAAAGGGAGTATCTGACTGTAATGATATTTCTCTTGTCTACGTTAAAGAAGAATTGCATATTACGTTGACTATTAAAATAAATCCGAATCATATTCAAACCGAGGAGGAAAATTTGAATGATAACAAAATTTCATATAATGATAACAATAGCAACAGCAATGGTGACAGCAAACACAAGCCCAATGATATTTCTGTTGAAAAGGCTCATTCTATATCAACACAAGTACAGAATCTGTTGCTGCAAAACACAAAAGCATCAAGAGTTATAGTTCATGCTGAACCTGATGAGTGA
- a CDS encoding HPP family protein: MISQEVSRQLYSHLKDVRGQAIRDLMEKPVLVKEDVHVSKIIGTMLKENSHEVFVQMSDKTVYCLNMRDTLVARDIHTMKSSTIGKRIPSLTPLDSIGNAARIMSLHRLRALPIIDEKSQEVVGQLSSKRILQYIFDTFVKKKINFDKRIIASDLMTPELLTIGPEDKVATARNIMVKDMIDHLPIVEQMQDGKNMVVGILTSSDILQTLIPSERIARDAMISDHEQHRLELAARGIADRNLITISPNETINSVIDLMLKSNSTYALVKSMDSVLGIITFRDIIALLGEQVESEIPAYIIGLPEDPFESELVKSKFTNTIKLLYKISPEIVEARCKIKIKDITGERKRYEISASIISPYKRYSYTSKNEYDIAKIFDEMSDSFKNQISRKKSSDKQKESVRYSPRD; encoded by the coding sequence ATGATTTCACAAGAGGTTAGCAGACAGTTATATAGTCACCTTAAAGATGTCCGGGGTCAAGCAATTAGAGACCTTATGGAAAAGCCGGTATTAGTTAAGGAAGATGTTCATGTATCTAAAATCATCGGAACCATGCTAAAAGAAAATTCTCATGAAGTTTTTGTTCAGATGTCTGACAAAACAGTATATTGTTTGAACATGAGAGACACTTTGGTTGCCAGAGATATTCATACTATGAAATCTTCCACCATAGGCAAGAGGATTCCAAGTCTCACTCCATTGGATTCGATTGGAAATGCTGCTAGAATAATGAGTCTTCATAGATTGCGTGCACTACCAATTATAGACGAAAAGAGTCAGGAAGTTGTAGGACAATTATCATCAAAAAGGATCTTACAATATATCTTTGATACTTTTGTAAAAAAGAAAATAAACTTTGATAAAAGGATTATTGCTTCAGATCTTATGACTCCTGAGCTACTCACAATTGGTCCAGAAGATAAGGTTGCAACAGCTAGAAACATAATGGTCAAGGACATGATTGATCATTTGCCAATAGTTGAACAAATGCAAGATGGCAAAAATATGGTTGTAGGAATTCTAACGTCAAGTGATATACTTCAAACTTTGATACCTTCCGAAAGAATTGCAAGAGACGCTATGATCTCTGATCACGAACAACATCGACTAGAACTTGCCGCAAGAGGAATTGCAGATAGAAATCTAATAACCATTAGTCCAAATGAAACTATCAATTCAGTTATCGACTTGATGTTAAAATCAAACTCGACATACGCCTTAGTAAAATCAATGGATAGTGTGCTTGGTATAATTACATTCAGAGACATAATAGCCCTTCTTGGTGAGCAGGTTGAAAGCGAGATCCCAGCATACATAATTGGTCTCCCAGAAGATCCTTTTGAATCAGAATTGGTAAAATCAAAATTCACAAATACTATTAAATTATTGTACAAAATTTCACCCGAAATTGTTGAGGCAAGATGCAAGATTAAGATTAAAGATATTACTGGCGAGCGCAAAAGGTATGAAATTTCTGCTAGTATAATCTCACCTTATAAAAGATATTCGTACACTTCCAAAAACGAGTATGATATAGCAAAAATCTTTGACGAAATGAGTGACAGCTTTAAGAATCAGATTTCTCGTAAAAAGTCCTCAGACAAGCAAAAAGAATCAGTGAGATATTCCCCCAGAGACTAA
- the wecB gene encoding non-hydrolyzing UDP-N-acetylglucosamine 2-epimerase, whose translation MGNIKAITIAGTRPEIVKLAHIVPLLNKNFDHNFVYTGQHYSSNMKDVFIDELNLQPHYDLKCNTSDITTLRDKIIPIIEQLNPQYVIVYGDTNSSMAAALAAKKINSKIIHLEAGVRDFDYTVPEEPLRIQIDEWANYLFAPSEFCKTVLSYENVTGEIYNKGNLIVDVCKELAKTADKYRLSEGIPSDFLLLTIHRPENADDKINLTRLMEHFKNIKYPVLFPVHPRTRNSLTKYNISIPSNIILMEPVGYVEFLSLLTKCKLVLTDSGGVQEEAITLKKPCITLRHTSARWETILMKANILFPPDNKDDLNDIIDLMLKVKIEKNPYGENVAEKTINTLKEIII comes from the coding sequence ATGGGGAACATTAAAGCGATAACTATTGCAGGTACAAGACCAGAGATTGTAAAACTAGCTCATATTGTACCTCTTTTGAATAAGAATTTTGACCATAATTTTGTGTATACTGGTCAGCATTATTCGAGTAACATGAAAGATGTCTTTATTGATGAGTTGAATTTACAACCCCATTATGATCTCAAATGTAATACTTCTGATATCACTACGCTCAGGGACAAAATAATTCCTATTATTGAGCAACTGAATCCGCAGTACGTTATCGTGTATGGAGACACAAATTCTAGCATGGCGGCCGCTCTAGCTGCTAAAAAAATTAATAGTAAAATAATACATCTTGAAGCTGGAGTGCGAGATTTTGATTATACTGTTCCGGAGGAGCCTCTGCGAATACAAATTGATGAATGGGCAAATTACCTTTTTGCCCCTTCAGAGTTCTGTAAAACAGTATTATCTTATGAAAATGTTACAGGAGAAATCTATAATAAAGGAAATTTGATAGTCGACGTGTGTAAAGAACTAGCTAAAACAGCAGACAAATACCGGTTGAGTGAAGGAATTCCTTCAGATTTCCTCCTCTTGACCATACATAGACCAGAAAATGCTGATGACAAAATTAATCTCACTCGTCTAATGGAGCATTTTAAGAATATTAAATATCCTGTACTATTTCCAGTCCATCCTCGAACAAGGAACAGTCTAACAAAATACAATATATCAATCCCTTCTAACATTATTCTGATGGAACCGGTAGGGTATGTCGAATTCCTTTCCCTCTTGACAAAGTGTAAGTTAGTATTAACTGACTCAGGTGGTGTACAAGAAGAGGCAATAACGCTGAAAAAGCCTTGTATAACCTTAAGGCACACTTCAGCTAGATGGGAAACAATCCTAATGAAGGCAAACATTCTATTTCCGCCTGACAATAAAGACGATCTAAACGACATAATTGATCTCATGCTAAAAGTAAAAATTGAGAAGAATCCTTATGGAGAGAACGTGGCAGAAAAAACAATAAATACACTTAAAGAAATAATAATTTAG
- a CDS encoding NAD(P)-dependent oxidoreductase, which translates to MIIKALVKNPEFKQRIAEKLNHSNIQVEFVNTQEPIIPQIQDSEILINSIDKIDKSLIDSCPNLRLVQQSGIGVDSIDIDYCTERGIYVANVPMANAISVAEHTFLLILYLTKNIKLNSFSSSSNSGSFVRRMPDHMGIELSGKTMLVLGLGVTGIEVAKRAKAFGMKVIAVTKHPYTKTEGGDKKYFVDRLFGVDKLLEVLPIADIVSIHTPLNNETENMINKKELELMKKSAYLINVARAPVVNHEALLDSLREKIIAGAAVDVFWNEPADQNDALLQLDNFLLTPHIAGWTYEAIDSISDIIRINIERMMRGQIPLTLVNRLD; encoded by the coding sequence TTGATAATTAAAGCACTAGTCAAAAACCCCGAATTTAAGCAACGGATTGCTGAAAAGTTAAATCATTCTAATATACAAGTAGAATTTGTCAATACTCAAGAGCCGATCATACCACAGATTCAAGATTCTGAAATATTGATAAATAGTATCGATAAAATTGATAAATCACTTATAGATTCTTGTCCTAATTTGAGATTAGTTCAACAATCAGGAATTGGTGTTGATAGCATTGATATTGACTATTGCACAGAAAGAGGCATATACGTAGCGAATGTGCCTATGGCAAATGCCATATCTGTTGCAGAGCATACTTTCTTGCTAATCCTTTATCTCACAAAGAATATTAAACTAAATTCCTTTAGTTCATCTTCTAATTCAGGATCATTTGTTCGTAGAATGCCAGATCATATGGGGATTGAACTATCTGGCAAAACAATGCTAGTTTTGGGATTGGGGGTTACAGGAATCGAAGTTGCAAAGAGGGCAAAGGCTTTTGGCATGAAAGTAATCGCAGTAACCAAACACCCGTATACCAAAACTGAGGGTGGAGATAAGAAATACTTTGTAGATAGGTTATTTGGCGTTGATAAGCTCTTAGAAGTTCTACCGATTGCTGATATAGTTTCGATACATACTCCACTAAATAATGAAACAGAGAACATGATCAACAAAAAAGAACTGGAACTAATGAAAAAATCTGCATATCTCATCAACGTGGCTAGAGCACCAGTTGTCAATCATGAGGCCTTGTTGGATTCATTGAGAGAGAAAATTATAGCTGGAGCTGCAGTTGATGTGTTCTGGAATGAACCTGCAGATCAAAACGATGCTTTGTTGCAGCTTGATAATTTTCTTTTGACTCCACATATAGCTGGGTGGACTTACGAAGCGATAGATTCTATTTCTGACATAATACGTATTAACATCGAAAGAATGATGCGAGGTCAAATCCCATTAACTTTGGTTAACCGTTTAGATTAA